GAAGATGTGCAAAGCAACCGCTTTTTTATGCGCACCGTATTTGAGTGCCCAACTGGTTATAACCTAGGGCAGATTCGCTCGCTGTTTAAACCGCTCGGTGAACAGTATCAAATGGATTGGAATATTTTTGATAGCGCCAGTAAGCCGCGTGTGTTGATTGCGGTTTCCCAGTGGGGGCATTGTTTGAATGCGCTGCTCAACAGCTGGAAAAATGGCTCGCTGCCGATTGATATTGTGGGCGTTGTTTCCAACCACAATGTGATGCGCGATTTAACCGAGTGGTATCAATTGCCGTTCCACTATTTACCGATTACTGCCGATACCAAACCGCAACAAGAAGGGCAGTTGTGGCAGTTGATGCAGGATTTGCAGGCGGATTTTTTGGTGCTTGCGCGCTATATGCAAATTCTCTCCGACGATTTGTGCCGTAAATTAAATGGCCGTGCGATCAATATTCATCACTCATTTTTACCGGGTTTTAAAGGTGCCAAGCCTTATCACCAGGCATTTGATCGCGGGGTAAAACTGATTGGTGCGACTGCGCATTTTGTTACGGCCGATTTAGATGAAGGTCCGATTATTGAACAATCGGTTGAGCGTGTATCCCATGTGAATTCACCGGATGAAATGGCAGAAATTGGGCGTGATATTGAAGCCGTTGTGCTCAACCGAGCCGTGCGCTGGCATGCTGAGCATCGGGTTTTATTGAATGGCACCAAGACGGTGGTATTTTCAAGGTAGATGAATATACGGCTATGCTTAGACTATT
The nucleotide sequence above comes from Cellvibrio sp. PSBB023. Encoded proteins:
- the purU gene encoding formyltetrahydrofolate deformylase — its product is MSAVKEIVLTFSCEDSKGLVAAVATLFATLGFNIKESSQFEDVQSNRFFMRTVFECPTGYNLGQIRSLFKPLGEQYQMDWNIFDSASKPRVLIAVSQWGHCLNALLNSWKNGSLPIDIVGVVSNHNVMRDLTEWYQLPFHYLPITADTKPQQEGQLWQLMQDLQADFLVLARYMQILSDDLCRKLNGRAINIHHSFLPGFKGAKPYHQAFDRGVKLIGATAHFVTADLDEGPIIEQSVERVSHVNSPDEMAEIGRDIEAVVLNRAVRWHAEHRVLLNGTKTVVFSR